One part of the Rutidosis leptorrhynchoides isolate AG116_Rl617_1_P2 chromosome 1, CSIRO_AGI_Rlap_v1, whole genome shotgun sequence genome encodes these proteins:
- the LOC139840071 gene encoding uncharacterized protein, with amino-acid sequence MRCRKHYTDLSSIVGVCGSCLRERLISLIAAQQNSQLQAQTLEDKLVFPRSVSPYISRPKSDISGYSNGPVNGQRNGDRNRHHSVSDQMFFRTPQVGPIAGDYNPYLKKKKKKQHSFIRFSLIWNLFRSKKGNEYSDSVSYSNPRVSVSNGSCGGGDAATSSMSSPSWFSNIRYGTGSRKKQPFSFNEPSTAMRKVYCPDRGMSPARYSDYGGPEDEFHDASSGYESCESRKQTPWRTPAHSSVRRGGGGAGMNVSGLTFCLSPLVRASPCRNWNQKGMSTVAEGGDIRAPVKPHLSNTKSFCANRSRKLADFGRFDSNLYMLKLKYSVITDLPSISI; translated from the exons ATGAGGTGTAGAAAACACTATACCGATCTCAGTAGTATCGTCGGCGTCTGCGGTTCGTGCCTCCGTGAACGCCTAATTTCTCTAATTGCAGCTCAACAAAACTCACAGTTACAAGCTCAAACTCTAGAAGATAAATTAGTGTTCCCGCGCTCTGTTTCTCCGTACATCAGTCGCCCGAAATCAGATATTTCCGGTTATTCAAATGGACCGGTCAACGGTCAACGAAACGGTGATCGAAACCGTCATCATAGCGTTTCGGATCAGATGTTTTTTAGAACGCCTCAGGTAGGTCCGATCGCCGGAGATTATAATCCGTaccttaagaagaagaagaagaaacaacacAGTTTTATTCGGTTCTCTTTGATATGGAATTTATTCAGATCTAAAAAAGGAAACGAGTATTCGGATTCGGTTTCGTATTCGAATCCTAGGGTTTCGGTTTCGAATGGATCGTGCGGCGGCGGTGACGCTGCCACGTCATCAATGTCATCACCGTCGTGGTTTTCGAACATTAGGTACGGTACCGGTAGTCGGAAGAAACAGCCGTTTTCTTTTAACGAGCCGTCAACGGCGATGCGGAAGGTGTATTGTCCGGATCGAGGCATGTCACCGGCGAGATACTCGGATTATGGCGGTCCAGAAGACGAGTTTCACGACGCATCTAGTGGATATGAATCATGTGAATCGAGAAAACAGACGCCGTGGAGAACGCCGGCGCATTCATCGGTCAGGCGTGGTGGTGGTGGTGCCGGAATGAATGTTTCTGGATTAACGTTCTGTTTAAGTCCGTTAGTTCGAGCAAGTCCTTGCCGGAATTGGAATCAGAAAGGAATGTCGACGGTGGCGGAAGGCGGTGATATTAGAGCTCCGGTGAAGCCTCACCTGTCTAATACAAAGTCCTTCTGCGCAAACAGATCAAGAAAACTTGCTGATTTTGGGAGATTCGATAGCAACC TTTACATGTTGAAACTAAAATACAGTGTAATTACAGATTTACCATCAATATCAATTTAA
- the LOC139840061 gene encoding probable purine permease 11 has translation MLLILFYFLLIPSIDSEDSAAVSNEPQSNLMTLAKLKQWQWWLLVIINISFILIGQVFAVILARLYYDQGGNSKWLVTFLQTAAFPIFFVPYFLFRSSKESSTTSTSSFSVIFLIYTFVGLLIGADNMLFSMGLLHLSASTYSLICATQLAFNAVFSYFINSQKFTALIFNSVVVLSLSASLLAINDDSKPSGSTSEKYALGFVSTLGASALYAFLLTITQLTFQNVIKKETFFVVLELQIYTSFFATCVSIVGLFSSGEWRSLGDEMDGFGIGGTAYVMTLVGASVSWQVSTLGIVGLIFLVSSLFSNVVSTLSLAFTPVAALVVFNDKMNGVKVIAMLMGLWGCCTYIYQNYLDDLEAKGKQTNATGGVPSEECAPLLLE, from the exons ATGTTGTTAATTCTGTTTTATTTTCTTTTAATTCCTTCAATAGACAGTGAAGATTCAGCTGCAGTAAGCAATGAACCTCAGTCTAACTTAATGACACTTGCCAAGCTTAAGCAATGGCAATGGTGGCTTCTAGTTATCATCAACATAAGTTTTATTCTAATCGGTCAAGTTTTCGCTGTAATTCTTGCTCGATTATATTACGATCAAGGTGGGAATAGTAAATGGTTGGTTACATTTCTTCAAACTGCTGCATTTCCCATTTTTTTCGTCCCATATTttctttttcgttcatctaaagaatCATCAACCACATCCACATCATCATTTTCAGTTATTTTCTTAATCTATACTTTCGTGGGTCTGCTTATTGGCGCTGACAATATGTTGTTCTCAATGG GATTACTACACCTTTCAGCCTCTACTTACTCTCTCATTTGTGCCACCCAATTAGCCTTCAATGCAGTATTTTCGTATTTCATAAACTCCCAAAAGTTTACTGCTTTGATTTTTAATTCGGTTGTGGTTCTATCGTTATCCGCTTCTCTACTTGCTATCAACGATGATTCTAAACCATCGGGGTCCACAAGTGAAAAATACGCTCTTGGTTTTGTGTCTACACTTGGTGCGTCTGCTCTTTACGCTTTTTTACTTACTATTACGCAACTTACCTTTCAAAATGTCATAAAGAAAGAAACTTTCTTTGTGGTTCTTGAGCTGCAAATTTACACTTCATTTTTCGCCACGTGTGTATCTATCGTGGGTCTTTTTTCTAGTGGTGAATGGCGGagtttaggtgatgaaatggacggttttggtataGGGGGTACGGCTTATGTGATGACTTTGGTGGGGGCCTCTGTATCTTGGCAGGTGTCTACTCTTGGTATTGTCGGATTGATTTTTTTGGTTTCGTCGTTGTTTTCTAACGTCGTTAGTACTTTGTCGTTGGCTTTTACTCCTGTGGCTGCATTGGTCGTGTTTAATGACAAAATGAATGGCGTTAAGGTAATCGCTATGCTAATGGGCTTGTGGGGTTGTTGTACTTACATTTATCAAAACTATCTTGATGATCTTGAGGCAAAAGGAAAACAAACGAATGCTACTG GGGGAGTTCCATCCGAAGAATGCGCTCCATTGTTACTAGAATGA